From Synoicihabitans lomoniglobus, the proteins below share one genomic window:
- a CDS encoding deoxyhypusine synthase family protein, protein MKAKRQKQRPEDLNAKRATRKGPISKYLARHYRHFNSAALLDAAKGYEDHLKVGGKMFVTLAGAMSTAELGISLAEMIRRGKVHGIVCTGANLEEDVFNLVAHDYYERVPGYRDLTADDEQKLLDRHMNRVTDTCIPEMEAMRRIEKAVLAEWTKADAAGERYFPHEFMYKLLRSGVLEKSYQIDPKNSWLLAAAEKNLPIIVPGWEDATLGNMFAAAVIRGDVKNVHTVRTGIEYMTYLAEYYTKTAKTLKNGEGSIGFFQIGGGIAGDFPICVVPMLHQDLERSEVPLWGYFCQISDSTTSYGSYSGAVPNEKITWGKLASSTPKFIVESDATIVAPLIFSWVLGE, encoded by the coding sequence ATGAAAGCCAAACGCCAAAAGCAGCGTCCTGAAGATCTCAACGCCAAGCGAGCCACCCGCAAGGGACCGATTTCGAAGTATTTGGCTCGCCACTACCGTCACTTCAACTCGGCCGCCCTGCTCGATGCCGCGAAGGGTTACGAGGACCATCTCAAGGTTGGCGGCAAGATGTTCGTCACGCTCGCCGGCGCCATGTCCACCGCCGAATTGGGTATCTCGCTCGCCGAGATGATCCGTCGCGGCAAGGTGCACGGCATCGTTTGCACCGGGGCCAATCTGGAAGAGGATGTGTTTAATCTCGTGGCCCACGATTACTACGAGCGCGTGCCGGGCTACCGTGACCTCACGGCCGACGACGAGCAAAAGCTGCTCGATCGCCACATGAATCGCGTGACCGACACCTGCATCCCGGAGATGGAAGCCATGCGGCGCATCGAAAAGGCCGTGCTGGCCGAGTGGACCAAGGCCGACGCCGCCGGCGAACGCTATTTCCCGCACGAGTTCATGTATAAGCTCCTGCGTTCGGGAGTGTTGGAGAAAAGCTACCAAATCGATCCGAAGAACTCGTGGCTGTTGGCCGCCGCGGAAAAGAATCTCCCGATCATTGTGCCGGGCTGGGAAGATGCGACGTTGGGCAACATGTTCGCCGCCGCCGTCATCCGCGGTGACGTCAAAAACGTGCACACCGTGCGCACCGGCATCGAATACATGACGTATCTGGCCGAATATTACACGAAGACGGCCAAAACCCTCAAAAATGGCGAAGGGTCGATCGGCTTCTTTCAGATCGGCGGCGGTATCGCCGGCGATTTTCCGATCTGTGTCGTGCCCATGCTGCATCAGGACCTGGAACGTTCCGAGGTGCCGTTGTGGGGCTACTTCTGCCAGATCAGCGACTCGACCACGAGCTACGGCAGCTACTCCGGCGCCGTGCCCAACGAAAAAATCACGTGGGGCAAACTGGCCTCGTCGACGCCGAAGTTCATCGTCGAAAGTGACGCTACCATCGTCGCTCCGCTGATCTTTTCCTGGGTGCTGGGAGAGTAG
- a CDS encoding ribonucleotide-diphosphate reductase subunit beta, with protein sequence MQKTFQVGSKTFVLDQAKAEAAFAAKKVINGRETMTFNLLPLKYQWAYDIYRTMKANHWEPEDIPMGKDIEQWRDETVVSDQERWIIRMGIGYFSAAEGIVGDNVQHVVRELVTAPELKLVLGRHAHEENIHADSLLYMISSLGINPHECEAMFEDVETIVKKNEFVTRISKDLRRDLDMTDPVNKKLLAKNMFMFGQCMEGTQFYGLFGMLLSLYRQNKFPGIGQMFRYTLRDESNHIEVFRNLFMDLVEENRDIWNAEFKEELRDTMREAVSLEKEFIRDCLPVNAVGLVLEDFLTYIDYIADRRLEGCGLTPLNPGIKNPLPWLAEMMDIKKEQNFFEGRVTEYQKSSALEATDDDDL encoded by the coding sequence ATGCAGAAAACCTTCCAAGTCGGTTCCAAAACCTTCGTCCTCGATCAAGCCAAAGCTGAAGCCGCTTTTGCGGCGAAAAAGGTCATCAATGGTCGCGAAACCATGACCTTCAACCTGCTGCCGCTCAAGTATCAGTGGGCTTACGATATCTATCGGACGATGAAGGCGAACCACTGGGAGCCCGAGGATATCCCCATGGGCAAGGATATCGAGCAGTGGCGTGACGAGACGGTCGTTTCCGATCAGGAGCGTTGGATCATTCGCATGGGCATCGGTTACTTTTCCGCCGCCGAGGGCATCGTGGGTGACAATGTGCAGCACGTGGTGCGCGAACTGGTGACCGCCCCGGAGCTCAAACTCGTGCTCGGCCGCCACGCCCACGAGGAGAACATTCACGCCGATTCGCTCCTCTACATGATCTCATCTCTCGGCATCAACCCGCACGAGTGCGAGGCCATGTTCGAGGACGTCGAGACCATCGTGAAAAAGAACGAGTTCGTGACCCGCATTTCCAAGGACCTGCGCCGCGACCTCGATATGACCGATCCGGTCAACAAGAAGTTGCTGGCCAAAAACATGTTCATGTTCGGCCAGTGCATGGAGGGCACGCAGTTCTATGGCCTCTTCGGCATGCTGCTCTCGCTCTACCGCCAGAACAAGTTCCCCGGCATCGGCCAGATGTTCCGCTACACCCTGCGCGACGAGTCCAACCACATCGAGGTGTTCCGCAATCTGTTCATGGACCTCGTCGAGGAAAACCGCGACATCTGGAACGCCGAGTTCAAGGAAGAGTTGCGCGACACCATGCGCGAAGCCGTTTCGCTCGAAAAGGAGTTCATCCGCGACTGCCTCCCGGTCAACGCCGTCGGCCTCGTGTTGGAAGACTTCCTCACCTACATCGATTACATCGCGGACCGCCGCCTCGAAGGTTGCGGACTCACCCCGCTCAACCCCGGTATCAAAAACCCGCTGCCGTGGCTCGCCGAGATGATGGACATCAAGAAGGAGCAGAACTTCTTCGAAGGTCGCGTCACCGAATACCAGAAGTCGTCCGCACTCGAAGCGACCGACGACGACGATCTCTAA
- a CDS encoding DMT family transporter, with protein sequence MFASILTTIFFSFSAILANRSIAAVGSTRANLGRLVVAFVCLGAMAHGFGGGMGGAGRNGFLLSGVIGMGLGDLALFAALPRLGSRLTVLMCQCVAVPIAMQAEWMWMDTRLAPLQMAWAAVILIGVTVALMPSPRHPPKVPITRVGFLCGFLAAAGQGLGAVLSRHAYQVSAAAGLEVDGITAAYQRITGGLLITGGFFLVRHFLTRETPPTGKCNHNGYTWRGAAFVVGNGLCGPVIGVSCYQWALAGTPSGIVLPIVATTPLVIIPLSYWIEGDRPTARSMVGGLIAVTGVVALTLVG encoded by the coding sequence ATGTTCGCCTCCATTCTTACGACCATCTTTTTCTCCTTTTCGGCCATCCTGGCGAATCGGTCGATCGCAGCGGTGGGTTCAACTCGGGCCAATCTGGGCCGGCTGGTGGTGGCCTTCGTGTGCTTGGGCGCGATGGCGCATGGATTCGGCGGCGGCATGGGCGGAGCGGGGCGCAATGGTTTCCTGCTCAGCGGCGTGATCGGCATGGGCTTGGGCGACTTGGCCCTGTTCGCCGCCCTGCCTCGCCTCGGTTCCCGCCTCACCGTGCTCATGTGCCAATGCGTGGCCGTCCCGATCGCCATGCAGGCCGAGTGGATGTGGATGGATACGCGTCTCGCCCCTCTGCAGATGGCCTGGGCGGCGGTGATTTTGATCGGTGTGACGGTCGCACTGATGCCCTCACCTCGCCATCCGCCCAAGGTGCCCATTACGCGAGTTGGCTTCTTATGCGGTTTCCTCGCCGCAGCGGGCCAGGGTCTCGGCGCCGTGCTGAGCCGACACGCGTATCAGGTTTCGGCCGCGGCCGGGCTGGAGGTGGATGGCATCACCGCCGCCTATCAACGCATCACCGGCGGTTTGCTCATCACCGGCGGCTTTTTCCTCGTGCGTCATTTCCTGACGCGGGAAACGCCCCCCACGGGCAAGTGTAACCATAATGGTTACACTTGGCGCGGAGCGGCCTTCGTGGTCGGCAACGGACTCTGCGGACCCGTGATCGGGGTGAGTTGCTATCAATGGGCGCTGGCGGGGACGCCTTCCGGGATCGTCCTACCGATTGTGGCCACCACGCCACTCGTTATCATCCCGCTTTCCTATTGGATCGAAGGAGATCGCCCCACGGCGCGATCGATGGTCGGCGGGCTCATTGCCGTGACCGGCGTCGTGGCGTTGACATTGGTGGGCTGA